A single window of Desulfovibrio sp. DNA harbors:
- the ilvC gene encoding ketol-acid reductoisomerase gives MKVYYDQDADLNLLKDKTVAIIGYGSQGHAHAQNLRDSGVKVVVGQRPGGANYDLAKEHGFTPVSAAEAAAQADLIMILLPDEVQSSVYENDIKPHLTKGKALLFAHGFNIHFCQIQPPKDVDVFLIAPKGPGHLVRRTYTEGGGVPCLVAIHQDATGNALKMGLAYAKGIGGARSGVIETSFREETETDLFGEQAVLCGGVSALIKAGFETLVEAGYQPEMAYFECLHEMKLIVDLMYEGGLSRMRYSISNTAEYGDYVSGPRLITEEVKKEMKGVLKDIQSGVFARNFILEARAKYPMFLTTRRNESEHQIETVGRELRSMMSWLKKDKKD, from the coding sequence ATGAAAGTCTATTACGATCAGGATGCCGACCTTAATCTCCTGAAAGATAAGACCGTGGCCATCATCGGTTACGGCAGTCAGGGACACGCCCACGCCCAGAACCTGCGCGATTCCGGCGTCAAGGTTGTGGTGGGACAGCGCCCCGGCGGCGCCAACTACGACCTGGCCAAGGAACATGGCTTCACCCCTGTTTCCGCAGCCGAGGCCGCTGCCCAGGCTGACCTGATTATGATCCTTTTGCCCGACGAAGTGCAGTCCTCTGTTTACGAAAACGACATCAAGCCCCACCTGACCAAGGGCAAGGCCCTGTTGTTTGCTCACGGCTTCAACATCCACTTCTGCCAGATCCAGCCGCCCAAGGATGTGGACGTGTTCCTCATCGCTCCCAAGGGCCCCGGCCATCTGGTGCGCCGCACCTACACCGAAGGCGGCGGCGTGCCCTGCCTTGTGGCCATTCATCAGGATGCCACGGGCAACGCCCTCAAGATGGGTCTGGCCTATGCCAAGGGCATCGGCGGCGCGCGCTCCGGCGTCATCGAGACCTCCTTCCGTGAAGAAACGGAAACCGACCTCTTCGGCGAACAGGCCGTGCTCTGCGGCGGCGTTTCCGCCCTGATCAAGGCCGGCTTCGAAACCCTGGTGGAAGCCGGGTACCAGCCTGAAATGGCGTACTTCGAATGCCTGCACGAAATGAAGCTCATCGTTGACCTCATGTACGAGGGCGGCCTGTCGCGCATGCGCTACTCCATCAGCAATACCGCCGAATACGGCGACTACGTCAGCGGCCCCCGCCTGATCACCGAAGAAGTGAAAAAAGAAATGAAGGGCGTGCTCAAGGATATTCAGAGCGGCGTGTTCGCCCGCAACTTCATCCTTGAGGCCCGCGCCAAGTATCCCATGTTCCTGACCACCCGCCGTAACGAGTCTGAACACCAGATCGAAACCGTGGGCAGGGAACTGCGCAGCATGATGTCCTGGCTCAAGAAAGACAAAAAAGACTAG
- the ilvN gene encoding acetolactate synthase small subunit — MSKRHVLSVLVENEPGVLSRVAGLFSGRGFNIHSLNVAPALEEGVSHMTITTEGDSLILEQIMKQLHKIVSVIKVVDFADIPAVEREMMFVKVQAEGPMRGEILRTVEIFRCKVVDVSSNEMTIEATGNQDKLDAIINLLQRFGIKELARTGSVAIRRSKKAD; from the coding sequence ATGAGCAAAAGACATGTGCTTTCTGTGCTGGTGGAAAACGAACCCGGCGTCCTTTCCCGCGTAGCGGGGCTGTTCAGCGGGCGCGGCTTTAACATCCACTCGCTCAATGTGGCCCCGGCCCTGGAAGAAGGCGTTTCACACATGACCATCACCACTGAGGGAGACAGCCTGATTTTGGAGCAGATAATGAAACAGCTGCACAAAATCGTCTCTGTCATCAAGGTGGTGGACTTCGCGGACATACCCGCCGTGGAACGCGAAATGATGTTCGTCAAGGTGCAGGCAGAAGGCCCCATGCGGGGTGAAATTCTGCGCACCGTCGAGATATTCCGCTGCAAGGTGGTGGACGTGAGCTCCAATGAAATGACCATTGAGGCCACCGGCAACCAGGACAAGCTGGACGCCATCATCAACCTGCTACAGCGGTTTGGCATCAAGGAACTGGCGCGCACAGGCTCTGTGGCCATTCGCCGTTCCAAAAAGGCGGACTAG